In Horticoccus luteus, the following proteins share a genomic window:
- a CDS encoding rhamnogalacturonidase, translating to MKSCRKIGGAMTVAVLLLVVALAPGARAAAGNFDVKDFGAAGDGKTLDTEAVNQAIAAAAGAGGGVVTFLAGDYLTFSIRLRSHVTLFLAPGATIVAAEPPANLEQGYDAPEANPGTDQYQDFGHSHWHNSLIWGEGLVDIGIVGPGRIYGRGLSRGKGGVRRDLLPEERTQSAVPELSFAALPAFQAALHAQKTGPFGYPGDDLLPPGVGNKAIALKNCRNVIFRDFTIYHGGHFAVLATGVDNWTCDNLTIDTNRDGIDIDCCQGVRVSNCIVNSPYDDGICLKSSYGLGFVRMTENVTITNCQVSGFAEGTLLDGTRRKADFGERGPTGRIKFGTESNGGFRNITVSNCTFDYSRGLALEAVDGAQMEDITITGLTMRDITNAPIFIRLGRRQRGPEQPAIGTTRRIKIDTLVAHAVAADGGILIVGTPGHPVEDVSLSNILIDYVGGGTAEQARGRVPEDERFYYPEPSGLGVRPAWGLFARNVKNLSLDRVDLRLAHADARPAMVLEKVDGAVLDRVAFPGEAERNLVRKDVTGLRWSDGRAVAN from the coding sequence ATGAAATCGTGCCGTAAAATCGGTGGAGCCATGACGGTGGCAGTCCTGCTGCTGGTCGTCGCGCTGGCGCCGGGCGCACGGGCGGCGGCGGGAAATTTCGACGTGAAAGACTTCGGCGCGGCGGGCGACGGAAAGACGTTGGACACGGAGGCGGTCAACCAAGCAATCGCGGCGGCGGCGGGGGCGGGCGGCGGCGTGGTGACGTTTCTAGCGGGTGATTATCTCACGTTTTCGATTCGGTTGCGGAGCCACGTCACGCTGTTTTTGGCGCCAGGAGCTACGATCGTCGCGGCGGAACCGCCGGCGAACCTGGAGCAGGGATACGATGCGCCGGAAGCGAATCCCGGCACCGATCAATATCAGGACTTTGGTCATTCGCACTGGCACAACAGTTTGATTTGGGGCGAGGGGCTGGTGGACATTGGCATCGTGGGCCCCGGGCGAATTTATGGGCGTGGGTTGAGTCGTGGGAAAGGCGGGGTGCGGCGCGATTTGCTGCCGGAGGAACGCACGCAGTCGGCGGTGCCGGAACTATCGTTCGCCGCGCTGCCCGCGTTTCAGGCGGCGTTGCACGCGCAGAAGACAGGTCCGTTTGGCTACCCGGGCGACGACCTGCTGCCGCCGGGCGTGGGCAACAAGGCGATCGCGTTGAAGAACTGCCGCAATGTCATCTTCCGCGACTTCACGATCTATCATGGCGGCCACTTTGCGGTGCTGGCCACCGGCGTGGACAACTGGACTTGCGATAATCTCACCATCGATACGAACCGCGATGGCATCGATATCGACTGCTGTCAGGGCGTGCGCGTCTCGAACTGCATCGTCAATTCTCCTTACGACGACGGCATCTGCCTGAAGAGCAGCTATGGTCTGGGGTTTGTGCGGATGACGGAGAATGTCACGATCACGAACTGCCAGGTGAGCGGCTTTGCCGAGGGCACCTTGCTCGATGGCACGCGACGCAAGGCGGATTTCGGTGAACGCGGGCCGACCGGTCGCATCAAGTTTGGCACGGAGTCGAACGGCGGATTTCGCAATATCACGGTGTCGAATTGCACGTTCGACTACAGCCGCGGGCTGGCGCTGGAGGCGGTGGATGGCGCGCAGATGGAAGACATCACGATTACGGGACTGACGATGCGCGACATCACGAACGCGCCGATTTTCATCCGCCTCGGCCGGCGGCAGCGCGGACCGGAGCAACCGGCGATCGGCACGACGCGGCGCATCAAGATCGATACGCTCGTCGCACACGCCGTCGCGGCGGATGGCGGCATCCTCATCGTGGGCACGCCGGGGCATCCCGTGGAAGATGTTTCGTTGAGCAACATCTTGATCGACTACGTCGGCGGCGGCACGGCGGAGCAGGCGCGCGGGCGCGTGCCGGAAGACGAACGGTTTTATTACCCGGAGCCATCCGGCCTCGGTGTGCGCCCGGCGTGGGGGCTTTTTGCGCGGAACGTGAAAAACCTGTCGCTCGATCGGGTGGACCTGCGGCTGGCGCACGCGGATGCGCGGCCCGCAATGGTGTTGGAAAAGGTCGACGGCGCCGTGCTGGATCGCGTCGCGTTTCCCGGCGAAGCGGAAAGAAATCTCGTGCGAAAGGACGTAACGGGTTTGCGGTGGAGCGACGGGCGCGCGGTGGCGAACTGA
- a CDS encoding DUF455 family protein, with protein MATVLAPALDRPTLMVTPSARILKRFYFIERELIRQQAGWLPAVTHWETKLLLPELMWENSLLARALRERVLELRYPERRLTIDEEGAVLSFFQRLANAPSAEAFVLALGRAVRPLLRRAYQDYLSVSDHLDDGPTQFLLRHGLTDLDHQISRLEQVSGAALAAASPAVVDDAAAWCRAVSAALAEALSPPLWADAAEDAAFAAPQLAALERPFQISRTGGRDARFDRVAFAWPDRHTPAPAGEGLRLRARQAIHHVNEVWAAEMAAACLYDFAPTAPHEFIEDAARWCYDEIRHCRMGYERLKRWGFTDSEIPLDSFSYDAGADLAPIVRLGIIFYFEATFIHTKKERTVLFSELGDQLSSHDMDFDWADELIHTHYGKKWLEKFLATTAGDETLSSLKATAREAVFQRLARATPEDKAATAQVAERAMAKMAKSAALN; from the coding sequence ATGGCGACTGTCCTGGCTCCCGCACTCGATCGGCCCACGCTGATGGTGACTCCCTCCGCACGGATCCTTAAACGCTTCTATTTTATCGAACGTGAGTTGATCCGCCAGCAAGCCGGCTGGCTGCCCGCCGTCACGCATTGGGAAACCAAACTCCTGCTGCCGGAGTTGATGTGGGAAAACTCCCTGCTCGCCCGCGCACTCCGCGAACGCGTCCTCGAACTTCGCTACCCTGAACGCCGGCTGACGATCGACGAAGAGGGCGCCGTGCTCAGTTTTTTCCAACGTCTCGCCAACGCCCCCTCCGCCGAGGCCTTCGTGCTCGCGCTCGGACGCGCGGTGCGGCCGTTGCTGCGGCGCGCGTATCAGGACTACCTCTCCGTGTCCGACCACTTGGACGACGGCCCGACGCAATTCCTGTTGCGACACGGCCTGACGGATCTGGACCACCAAATCTCCCGGCTCGAACAAGTGAGCGGCGCCGCCCTCGCGGCCGCGTCTCCGGCTGTCGTCGACGATGCCGCGGCCTGGTGTCGCGCCGTCAGCGCCGCGCTCGCCGAGGCCCTCTCGCCGCCCCTGTGGGCAGACGCCGCGGAAGACGCAGCGTTCGCGGCGCCGCAACTCGCCGCCCTTGAACGCCCGTTTCAAATCTCGCGCACCGGTGGGCGCGATGCGCGCTTTGATCGCGTCGCCTTCGCCTGGCCCGACCGCCACACGCCCGCCCCCGCCGGCGAGGGCCTTCGCTTGCGCGCCCGCCAGGCAATCCATCACGTCAACGAAGTTTGGGCCGCCGAGATGGCCGCCGCGTGCCTCTACGACTTCGCTCCGACCGCCCCGCACGAGTTCATCGAGGACGCCGCCCGCTGGTGCTACGACGAAATCCGCCACTGCCGCATGGGCTACGAGCGGCTCAAGCGCTGGGGCTTCACCGACTCTGAGATTCCGCTCGACTCCTTCTCCTACGACGCCGGCGCCGACCTCGCGCCCATCGTGCGTCTTGGCATCATTTTCTATTTCGAAGCCACGTTCATCCACACGAAAAAGGAACGCACCGTTCTCTTCAGCGAACTCGGCGACCAGCTCAGCTCGCATGATATGGATTTCGATTGGGCTGACGAACTCATCCATACGCACTACGGCAAAAAATGGTTGGAAAAATTCCTCGCGACCACCGCCGGAGACGAAACGCTCAGCAGCCTCAAGGCCACGGCGCGCGAAGCCGTCTTCCAACGCCTCGCACGCGCGACGCCCGAAGACAAAGCCGCCACCGCGCAGGTCGCCGAACGCGCCATGGCGAAGATGGCGAAGTCCGCGGCCCTCAACTGA
- a CDS encoding DUF4838 domain-containing protein: protein MKGSFELHPRRGWALVLAGALFAVQIACGSERPIVAAGQARATVVVPGDASPVVRYAAQELVEHIAKASGVTLPIMTEADGQPGDGSHFFLGATRAAENAGIDAAALAPETFVLRTIGPDVYIVGGDLRRGGPGTRAGEHAVSDALYNPPEIPPGDPLNMNTPGGTMFGVYEWLERELGVRWLWPGELGTFVPVRHEVVAHDWDETVAPRFFQRLVRPGLGFTSDHPALGFTPAAAEKYAHEQSVFLRRCRMGRGTVITYHHAFTDWWEKYGEDHPEWFQLVNGKRGPMKPGGRFSMSVSEPGLQQKIVDLWQAERTKPTGTNPHYINAVENDILGLCECEGCRAWDGPVPADAMKFYSPKSKVFGARFVSDRYAHFWLAVQQLAAKHDPDATVVGYVYFNYFQAPTSGIKLNDHILLGYCPSGGWYPRSPEEHAWFKRQWRGWADTGARLFSRTNYFLDGYCMPFIFAHQFADDFQSEVRNGMVATDFDSLTGQWATQGPDLYLLMRLHTRPDADPDELLSEYYAAFGPAATEVKAYFDYWENYTMGHRAQINEAFDSLHASRWRTWAKAAHAVYPTECFAAGEAMLAKAAAACADDRTAAERVAFLQAGLVHAKLSSRVAGLLSLARPDGPAPEGKEALAELLAFRRAHEFSGIANFNHEAWVEDLSWTLGTETKQAPELYP, encoded by the coding sequence ATGAAAGGTTCTTTCGAACTCCATCCGCGCCGCGGCTGGGCCTTGGTGCTGGCCGGCGCGCTCTTCGCCGTCCAGATCGCCTGCGGGTCTGAGCGGCCGATTGTCGCGGCGGGTCAGGCGCGCGCGACGGTGGTGGTGCCGGGCGATGCTTCGCCGGTCGTGCGCTATGCCGCCCAAGAGTTGGTGGAGCATATTGCGAAAGCCTCGGGTGTGACGCTGCCGATCATGACCGAAGCCGACGGCCAGCCCGGCGACGGATCCCATTTTTTCCTCGGAGCGACGCGCGCCGCTGAAAACGCGGGGATCGATGCCGCAGCCCTGGCGCCGGAAACATTCGTGCTTCGAACGATCGGTCCCGATGTCTACATCGTAGGAGGCGATCTTCGTCGGGGCGGGCCGGGCACGCGCGCCGGAGAGCATGCGGTGTCCGATGCGCTTTACAATCCGCCGGAAATTCCGCCCGGCGATCCGCTCAATATGAACACGCCCGGAGGGACCATGTTTGGCGTGTATGAATGGCTGGAACGCGAACTCGGCGTGCGTTGGCTGTGGCCGGGAGAGCTCGGCACGTTCGTGCCGGTCCGGCACGAAGTTGTGGCGCACGACTGGGACGAAACTGTCGCCCCGCGCTTTTTTCAGCGCCTCGTGCGTCCGGGCCTGGGATTCACCAGCGACCATCCGGCGCTCGGCTTTACGCCGGCGGCAGCGGAAAAGTATGCGCATGAGCAATCGGTCTTTCTCCGCCGGTGCCGCATGGGGCGCGGGACGGTGATCACTTATCATCACGCGTTCACCGACTGGTGGGAGAAATACGGCGAGGACCATCCCGAATGGTTCCAATTGGTGAATGGAAAGCGCGGGCCGATGAAACCCGGCGGGCGCTTTTCGATGAGCGTGTCGGAGCCGGGGTTGCAGCAGAAAATTGTGGACCTATGGCAGGCGGAGCGCACGAAGCCCACGGGGACGAATCCGCATTATATCAATGCGGTCGAGAACGACATTCTCGGTCTGTGCGAATGCGAAGGGTGCCGGGCGTGGGACGGGCCGGTGCCCGCTGATGCGATGAAATTCTACTCGCCCAAATCGAAGGTGTTTGGGGCGCGTTTCGTTTCCGACCGCTACGCCCATTTCTGGCTGGCGGTGCAGCAGCTCGCGGCGAAGCACGATCCGGATGCGACCGTGGTCGGCTATGTGTATTTCAACTACTTTCAGGCCCCGACTTCGGGAATAAAGTTAAACGATCACATCCTGCTCGGTTACTGTCCCTCTGGCGGGTGGTATCCCCGCAGCCCGGAGGAGCACGCTTGGTTCAAGCGGCAATGGCGCGGTTGGGCGGACACAGGCGCGCGGCTCTTCTCGCGCACGAACTACTTTTTGGACGGCTACTGCATGCCGTTCATCTTCGCCCACCAGTTCGCCGACGACTTCCAGTCGGAGGTGAGAAACGGCATGGTGGCGACAGATTTCGACTCGTTGACAGGCCAGTGGGCGACGCAAGGGCCGGACCTCTACCTCTTGATGCGTCTGCATACGCGGCCGGATGCGGATCCCGACGAACTCTTGAGCGAATATTACGCGGCGTTCGGTCCAGCGGCGACCGAGGTGAAGGCGTATTTCGACTATTGGGAAAATTATACGATGGGGCATCGCGCGCAGATCAACGAGGCGTTCGATAGCCTGCACGCCTCGCGGTGGCGCACTTGGGCGAAAGCGGCGCACGCGGTTTATCCGACGGAGTGCTTTGCCGCGGGCGAAGCGATGCTCGCGAAAGCGGCGGCGGCCTGCGCCGACGACCGCACGGCGGCGGAACGCGTGGCGTTTTTGCAGGCTGGTTTAGTGCACGCGAAGCTCAGTTCGCGGGTGGCCGGCTTGCTGTCGTTGGCCCGGCCGGATGGACCCGCGCCGGAAGGCAAGGAGGCGTTGGCGGAACTGCTGGCATTCCGTCGCGCGCATGAATTCAGCGGCATCGCAAATTTCAACCACGAGGCATGGGTCGAGGACTTGAGCTGGACGCTTGGGACCGAAACGAAACAAGCGCCGGAATTATATCCCTGA
- a CDS encoding TonB-dependent receptor plug domain-containing protein, which produces MTPSPAVSVSPVRLFRWPTGRFILIPALLAIAAVAQGAPSTATPPSAADLAKYDTNKNGRLDADELAAKKADDDRAVRQAVLTNPEAAGHATREPVQQMDPFTVKEEKDGYYGSNAMSGTRLNSKVEDLASSVTVVTLDQMDDFAMLDINDIFSYEAGTEGLNEYTDFTVETSGNINDNSSTSPGSANRIRGIGSANIALGNFETAGRVPIDKVGIEGVEISRGPNSSIFGLGSPAGTVNVVAATGNLNKDKTKIEFRADSFGGYRESFDTNKVILKNKLAVRVSQVFMHTGYHLKPSGTNTERYNFMVKYQPFKGTVVTASYLDYRYSGIRANTLTPRDGTQDWKAAGMPTWDPVTNTAYNADGSVRYTNAAGKLPSYFTTLYQNTGRGNSLLFLDGGGVDYWTTPRGTATPTNGKPMSPLGIPIPLGPFDNNPATWDNNAKTSQAAYNYVVPSFGAGNAGLIKGAPPLTDYDWRNVNLASINKEWNRTGQSLIQLTQTILDTPMNLVALQAGWFRETSKLTQDTPYGKPYGYYLIDVNRRRMDGSENPNLGRPFISIPDASLRETPLTNNTYRAQLAYKLDLRREKGWWHWLGMHQLSAFQEYKHYETRRYVYKPAMLDDHVWLPYGVNRATSSGVTTNYGSELYNKNSPVGSRNYYMYYVGDNQDYNIDYAPRSFSPGVYDFTYGDAKTGNFYHEPTQLGFAGSLDGTGGANNDLKIQKTSGVVLQSHLIRDSIVPTFGFRRDNIYDRSGVLPKMKTDGLSHDYAWDEQWNSDWVTNQGSTTTKGVVVRPLPWLSGTKAGAWLSSLTWFNGISFYGNKSDSFLPDVPAIDLHGNRVPNPTGLGKDYGVWVNLFDSKFNIRVNKYENRTIGNRRGTSSTIANRLLAIDIYDGTASRAFALQNRASQWIVAQNPSITVDQLRQQVASVMHLSPDFIDQMSRLDEEGLNLAEPEDTLARGTEIEFNYNPTRFWTMKGNVTQQESIQAKIASGLLNYINERMPVWESVVDPAPPATIDNPTGAPTNWYTYQYDGPNVGSAKIYYDGKNVSQPLAIAIAQEGLSMPQIRRYSARFLTNYRLEGITDNPVWKAVSIGGAVRWQDKGAIGYWGIKDSTGVYTQLDKSRPIYDESHLAFDLTLGYQMKLFAGRRINARFQLNVKNVQEDGRLQPLAAWPDGTISAYRVVDPRMFLLTASFDL; this is translated from the coding sequence ATGACTCCATCCCCCGCCGTTTCAGTTTCTCCTGTCCGTTTGTTCCGTTGGCCGACAGGTCGGTTCATCCTCATCCCGGCGCTCCTGGCAATCGCCGCCGTCGCGCAGGGCGCCCCGTCGACCGCGACTCCCCCCAGCGCGGCAGACCTCGCCAAATACGACACCAACAAGAATGGCCGGCTCGACGCGGATGAGTTGGCGGCCAAAAAGGCCGACGATGATCGTGCCGTGCGTCAGGCGGTGCTGACGAACCCGGAAGCGGCCGGGCATGCCACGCGCGAACCGGTGCAGCAGATGGACCCGTTTACGGTGAAGGAGGAGAAGGACGGGTATTATGGCTCCAACGCCATGTCGGGCACGCGCCTCAACAGCAAAGTGGAGGATCTCGCGTCTTCCGTCACCGTGGTGACGCTCGATCAGATGGATGATTTTGCCATGCTGGATATCAACGATATCTTCAGCTACGAGGCGGGCACGGAGGGGTTGAACGAGTATACCGATTTCACGGTCGAGACGAGCGGCAATATCAACGACAACTCCAGCACCTCGCCGGGCTCGGCCAATCGCATCCGCGGCATCGGCAGCGCGAACATCGCGCTCGGCAATTTTGAGACGGCCGGCCGCGTGCCGATCGACAAAGTGGGCATTGAGGGCGTGGAGATCTCCCGCGGGCCCAACTCCAGCATCTTCGGTCTCGGCAGTCCGGCCGGCACGGTGAACGTGGTCGCGGCGACCGGCAACCTGAACAAAGACAAAACAAAAATCGAGTTTCGGGCGGACAGCTTCGGCGGCTACCGTGAGTCGTTCGACACCAACAAAGTCATCCTGAAGAACAAACTGGCGGTGCGGGTGAGCCAGGTGTTCATGCACACGGGCTATCACCTGAAGCCCTCGGGGACGAACACCGAGCGTTACAACTTCATGGTGAAATACCAGCCCTTCAAGGGGACGGTGGTGACCGCGTCCTATTTGGACTATCGCTATTCCGGCATCAGGGCGAACACGCTGACCCCGCGCGATGGCACGCAGGACTGGAAGGCGGCGGGCATGCCGACGTGGGACCCGGTGACCAATACCGCCTACAATGCGGACGGCTCCGTGCGCTATACCAATGCCGCCGGCAAGCTGCCTTCCTATTTCACGACACTGTATCAAAATACCGGCCGCGGAAACTCCCTGCTCTTCCTCGACGGCGGCGGCGTTGACTATTGGACCACGCCGCGGGGGACCGCGACGCCGACGAATGGCAAGCCGATGAGCCCGCTGGGCATTCCGATCCCGCTTGGCCCCTTCGACAACAATCCGGCGACGTGGGATAATAATGCGAAGACGAGTCAGGCGGCTTACAACTATGTGGTGCCCAGCTTTGGCGCGGGCAATGCCGGTCTCATCAAGGGCGCTCCGCCGCTGACTGACTACGACTGGCGCAACGTCAATCTGGCCTCGATCAACAAAGAGTGGAACCGCACCGGCCAGTCTTTGATTCAGCTGACGCAAACGATTCTGGATACGCCGATGAATCTGGTGGCGTTGCAAGCGGGATGGTTTCGCGAGACGTCCAAGCTGACCCAGGACACGCCCTACGGAAAACCCTATGGTTACTATTTGATCGACGTGAATCGCCGGCGGATGGACGGGAGCGAAAATCCGAACCTCGGCCGCCCCTTCATCTCGATTCCGGACGCGAGCCTGCGCGAGACTCCGCTCACCAACAACACCTATCGGGCGCAGCTCGCCTACAAACTCGATCTGCGGCGCGAAAAAGGTTGGTGGCACTGGCTCGGCATGCACCAGCTCTCGGCGTTTCAGGAATACAAGCATTACGAAACACGCCGCTACGTTTACAAACCCGCCATGCTGGACGACCACGTCTGGCTGCCCTACGGCGTCAATCGTGCCACCAGCAGCGGCGTTACCACGAACTACGGATCGGAGCTCTATAACAAAAACTCCCCCGTCGGTTCGCGCAATTACTACATGTATTACGTGGGCGACAATCAGGACTACAATATCGACTACGCGCCCCGGTCGTTTTCGCCCGGCGTTTATGACTTCACCTACGGCGATGCGAAGACGGGGAACTTCTATCACGAGCCGACGCAACTCGGTTTCGCCGGATCGCTCGACGGCACTGGTGGCGCCAACAACGACCTGAAGATTCAGAAGACCTCGGGTGTGGTGCTGCAAAGCCATCTCATCCGCGACAGCATCGTGCCCACGTTCGGCTTCCGGCGGGATAATATTTACGACCGTTCCGGCGTTTTGCCGAAGATGAAGACGGATGGTTTGTCTCATGACTATGCGTGGGACGAACAATGGAATTCCGATTGGGTGACGAACCAAGGTTCGACGACGACCAAGGGCGTGGTGGTGCGGCCGCTCCCGTGGCTGAGCGGCACGAAGGCGGGCGCGTGGCTAAGCTCGTTGACGTGGTTCAACGGCATCAGCTTTTACGGCAACAAATCCGACAGCTTCCTGCCGGACGTGCCGGCGATCGACCTGCACGGCAACCGCGTGCCCAATCCCACCGGCCTCGGCAAAGACTATGGCGTCTGGGTGAATCTCTTCGACTCGAAGTTCAATATCCGCGTGAACAAATACGAGAATCGCACGATCGGAAATCGCCGCGGGACGTCCTCCACGATTGCGAATCGCCTGCTCGCGATCGACATCTACGATGGCACGGCCTCGCGCGCGTTTGCGCTGCAGAACCGGGCAAGCCAATGGATCGTGGCGCAGAATCCGAGCATCACCGTCGACCAGTTGCGCCAGCAGGTCGCCAGTGTGATGCACCTCAGTCCGGACTTTATCGACCAGATGTCCCGGCTGGACGAGGAGGGCCTCAACCTCGCGGAACCCGAGGATACGCTGGCCCGCGGCACGGAGATTGAATTCAATTATAATCCCACGCGTTTCTGGACGATGAAGGGCAATGTGACGCAACAGGAGTCGATTCAGGCCAAAATCGCGTCAGGCCTCCTGAACTATATCAACGAGCGCATGCCTGTCTGGGAGAGCGTCGTCGATCCGGCTCCGCCCGCGACGATCGATAACCCGACCGGCGCGCCGACCAATTGGTATACATATCAATACGACGGCCCGAACGTCGGCTCGGCGAAAATCTATTACGACGGGAAAAACGTCTCCCAGCCGCTGGCGATCGCCATCGCGCAGGAAGGTCTGAGCATGCCGCAAATCCGCCGCTATAGTGCCCGCTTCCTCACCAACTACCGGTTGGAAGGGATCACTGACAATCCGGTGTGGAAAGCCGTCAGCATCGGTGGCGCGGTGCGGTGGCAGGATAAGGGCGCCATCGGTTACTGGGGCATCAAGGATTCCACCGGCGTTTACACCCAATTGGACAAGTCGCGGCCGATCTACGATGAGTCGCATCTCGCGTTTGATCTCACCTTGGGTTACCAGATGAAATTGTTCGCGGGTCGGCGGATCAACGCCCGCTTCCAGCTCAACGTGAAGAACGTGCAGGAAGACGGCCGCTTGCAGCCGCTCGCCGCGTGGCCGGACGGGACGATTTCCGCCTACCGCGTCGTCGACCCGCGCATGTTTCTCCTCACTGCCAGCTTCGACTTGTGA